Proteins encoded together in one Chroicocephalus ridibundus chromosome 13, bChrRid1.1, whole genome shotgun sequence window:
- the ZCCHC8 gene encoding zinc finger CCHC domain-containing protein 8 isoform X1 encodes MAAEVDFGDRQLFEQLEEEDRPPPLPRLGCEEEEEGPEKALQELYARLRDRDETVRRLRAENQELKRKLNILTRPSGISVDNSKIDGPLLQILFMNNVISKQYHQEIEDFVFNLVQKYEEQKRSEQEKTHFNVKPQPSSVLLEEDCKTASSNSVKKIKEAFSVVGSVLYFTNFCLDKLGQPILNENPQLTEGWEIPKYQQVFSQILSLDGQEIQVKPKSRPKPHCFNCGSEDHQMKDCPKPRNAARISEKRKEFLEACGEASNQNFQQRYHAEEVEERFGKFKPGVISGELQDALGVTDKSLPPFIYRMRQLGYPPGWLKEAEMEHSGLALYDGKDDGGTEDEGSHQPKRITYDVSKLINYPGFNISTPSGIPDEWQIFGSIPMQPSQQKDVFANYLSNFHAPSPKSSNKRAASQSSSHHSKRPKEDNLEVPVTDMDIDSDLEVSQRSQTHNSFQFQPPLPPGRPSMSTPPPLPQGTPPLNLTPPQPSTPTPPPLPRTTPPSNPSGDIPQPKIVDSVMDEDTLTLEELEEQQRLIWAALEQAESTNSDSDIPVDTPLTGNSVTSSPSRNEVDLVAEVRSSGKVITVETTFSDISEQIPENEHSITSPNPGDSLLNLKENPDNTDSEGLLDNTMPAPNHEVNDGENTGGDKVVTSTEPSAKNSSLVPDMSKFAVGITPFEFENMAESTGVYLRIRSVLKNSPRNQQKKKTSS; translated from the exons ATGGCGGCTGAGGTGGATTTCGGGGACCGCCAGCTCTTCGAGCAGCTAGAGGAGGAGGAcaggccgccgccgctgcctcgCCTcggctgcgaggaggaggaggagggtcccGAGAAAGCCCTGCAGGAGCTGTACGCGAGGCTGCGGGACCGCGACGAGACGGTGCGGCGGCTCCGGGCGGAGA ATCAAGAACTTAAAAGGAAGCTGAATATTCTGACTCGTCCTAG TGGAATATCAGTGGACAACTCCAAAATCGATGGACCTCTGctacagattttatttatgaACAATGTAATTTCTAA GCAGTATCATCAAGAAATtgaagattttgtttttaatttagttcAGAAATatgaggagcagaagagaagtgaacaagaaaaaacacacttCAATGTTAAGCCACAG CCTTCCAGTGTTCTTTTGGAAGAGGATTGTAAAACAGCAAGCtcaaattctgttaaaaaaattaaagaagctTTTAGT GTTGTAGGAAGTGTTCTGTATTTTACCAATTTTTGTCTCGATAAACTGGGACAGCCTATATTAAATGAGAATCCACAGCTGACAGAAGGATGGGAAATACCTAA ATACCAGCAAGTTTTCAGCCAGATTCTCTCCCTAGATGGACAAGAAAtacaagtaaaaccaaaaag CAGGCCAAAACCTCATTGTTTCAATTGTGGTTCTGAAGACCATCAAATGAAGGACTGTCCAAAG CCACGAAATGCAGCTCGTATAAGTGAGAAGAGAAAGGAGTTTCTGGAAGCTTGTGGTGAAGCGAGCAATCAGAATTTTCAGCAGCGTTATCATGCAGAAGAAGTAGAAGAGAGGTTTGGAAAATTTAAACCAGGAGTAATTAG TGGGGAACTTCAAGATGCACTTGGTGTCACAGATAAGAGTCTTCCTCCGTTTATATATCGCATGCGTCAGCTGGGTTATCCTCCAGGTTGGCTCAAGGAGGCTGAAATGGAGCACTCGGGGCTTGCGCTCTATGATGGAAAAG ATGATGGTGGAACAGAAGATGAAGGATCTCATCAACCAAAACGCATCACTTACGATGTCTCGAAGTTGATAAACTATCCGGGCTTTAATATATCCACTCCAAGCGGGATCCCAGAT GAATGGCAGATATTTGGTTCCATTCCCATGCAGCCGTCTCAACAGAAGGATGTTTTTGCTAACTACCTTTCGAATTTTCATGCG CCAAGTCCAAAATCTAGCAATAAAAGGGCTGCATCTCAGTCAAGCTCTCATCATTCAAAGCGACCAAAAGAAGACAATTTGGAGGTGCCAGTAACTGACATGGACATAGATTCTG ATCTGGAAGTGTCACAAAGATCTCAAACTCATAACAGTTTTCAGTTCCAACCTCCGCTGCCACCTGGACGTCCATCGATGTCAACTCCTCCTCCTTTACCACAAGGAACACCTCCACTAAATCTTACACCACCTCAACCTTcaacacccaccccccctcctcttcctagGACTACTCCACCATCAAATCCTTCCGGTGATATTCCTCAGCCAAAAATAGTGGATTCAGTCATGGATGAGGATACTCTGACCTTGGAAGAGCTAGAGGAACAGCAGCGATTAATCTGGGCAGCACTAGAGCAGGCAGAAAGCACAAACAGTGACTCTGATATTCCTGTTGATACACCTTTAACTGGAAATTCTGTTACATCATCACCATCTAGGAACGAAGTAGATCTTGTTGCAGAAGTAAGGTCATCTGGTAAGGTGATTACAGTGGAAACTACGTTTTCTGACATCAGTGAACAGATACCAGAAAATGAACATTCTATAACTAGTCCTAATCCAGGAGATAGTTTACTTAACTTAAAGGAAAATCCTGATAATACAGATTCAGAAGGCTTGCTGGATAACACCATGCCTGCTCCCAACCATGAGGTTAACGATGGAGAAAATACAGGTGGAGATAAAGTGGTCACAAGCACTGAACCATCTGCAAAAAACTCCAGTCTTGTTCCTGATATGAGCAAGTTTGCTGTAGGCATAACAccatttgaatttgaaaatatgGCAGAATCAACAGGTGTTTATCTACGAATAAGAAGCGTGTTAAAAAATTCCCCGAgaaaccagcaaaagaaaaagacttcGTCTTAA
- the ZCCHC8 gene encoding zinc finger CCHC domain-containing protein 8 isoform X2 has protein sequence MAAEVDFGDRQLFEQLEEEDRPPPLPRLGCEEEEEGPEKALQELYARLRDRDETVRRLRAENQELKRKLNILTRPSGISVDNSKIDGPLLQILFMNNVISKQYHQEIEDFVFNLVQKYEEQKRSEQEKTHFNVKPQPSSVLLEEDCKTASSNSVKKIKEAFSVVGSVLYFTNFCLDKLGQPILNENPQLTEGWEIPKYQQVFSQILSLDGQEIQVKPKRPKPHCFNCGSEDHQMKDCPKPRNAARISEKRKEFLEACGEASNQNFQQRYHAEEVEERFGKFKPGVISGELQDALGVTDKSLPPFIYRMRQLGYPPGWLKEAEMEHSGLALYDGKDDGGTEDEGSHQPKRITYDVSKLINYPGFNISTPSGIPDEWQIFGSIPMQPSQQKDVFANYLSNFHAPSPKSSNKRAASQSSSHHSKRPKEDNLEVPVTDMDIDSDLEVSQRSQTHNSFQFQPPLPPGRPSMSTPPPLPQGTPPLNLTPPQPSTPTPPPLPRTTPPSNPSGDIPQPKIVDSVMDEDTLTLEELEEQQRLIWAALEQAESTNSDSDIPVDTPLTGNSVTSSPSRNEVDLVAEVRSSGKVITVETTFSDISEQIPENEHSITSPNPGDSLLNLKENPDNTDSEGLLDNTMPAPNHEVNDGENTGGDKVVTSTEPSAKNSSLVPDMSKFAVGITPFEFENMAESTGVYLRIRSVLKNSPRNQQKKKTSS, from the exons ATGGCGGCTGAGGTGGATTTCGGGGACCGCCAGCTCTTCGAGCAGCTAGAGGAGGAGGAcaggccgccgccgctgcctcgCCTcggctgcgaggaggaggaggagggtcccGAGAAAGCCCTGCAGGAGCTGTACGCGAGGCTGCGGGACCGCGACGAGACGGTGCGGCGGCTCCGGGCGGAGA ATCAAGAACTTAAAAGGAAGCTGAATATTCTGACTCGTCCTAG TGGAATATCAGTGGACAACTCCAAAATCGATGGACCTCTGctacagattttatttatgaACAATGTAATTTCTAA GCAGTATCATCAAGAAATtgaagattttgtttttaatttagttcAGAAATatgaggagcagaagagaagtgaacaagaaaaaacacacttCAATGTTAAGCCACAG CCTTCCAGTGTTCTTTTGGAAGAGGATTGTAAAACAGCAAGCtcaaattctgttaaaaaaattaaagaagctTTTAGT GTTGTAGGAAGTGTTCTGTATTTTACCAATTTTTGTCTCGATAAACTGGGACAGCCTATATTAAATGAGAATCCACAGCTGACAGAAGGATGGGAAATACCTAA ATACCAGCAAGTTTTCAGCCAGATTCTCTCCCTAGATGGACAAGAAAtacaagtaaaaccaaaaag GCCAAAACCTCATTGTTTCAATTGTGGTTCTGAAGACCATCAAATGAAGGACTGTCCAAAG CCACGAAATGCAGCTCGTATAAGTGAGAAGAGAAAGGAGTTTCTGGAAGCTTGTGGTGAAGCGAGCAATCAGAATTTTCAGCAGCGTTATCATGCAGAAGAAGTAGAAGAGAGGTTTGGAAAATTTAAACCAGGAGTAATTAG TGGGGAACTTCAAGATGCACTTGGTGTCACAGATAAGAGTCTTCCTCCGTTTATATATCGCATGCGTCAGCTGGGTTATCCTCCAGGTTGGCTCAAGGAGGCTGAAATGGAGCACTCGGGGCTTGCGCTCTATGATGGAAAAG ATGATGGTGGAACAGAAGATGAAGGATCTCATCAACCAAAACGCATCACTTACGATGTCTCGAAGTTGATAAACTATCCGGGCTTTAATATATCCACTCCAAGCGGGATCCCAGAT GAATGGCAGATATTTGGTTCCATTCCCATGCAGCCGTCTCAACAGAAGGATGTTTTTGCTAACTACCTTTCGAATTTTCATGCG CCAAGTCCAAAATCTAGCAATAAAAGGGCTGCATCTCAGTCAAGCTCTCATCATTCAAAGCGACCAAAAGAAGACAATTTGGAGGTGCCAGTAACTGACATGGACATAGATTCTG ATCTGGAAGTGTCACAAAGATCTCAAACTCATAACAGTTTTCAGTTCCAACCTCCGCTGCCACCTGGACGTCCATCGATGTCAACTCCTCCTCCTTTACCACAAGGAACACCTCCACTAAATCTTACACCACCTCAACCTTcaacacccaccccccctcctcttcctagGACTACTCCACCATCAAATCCTTCCGGTGATATTCCTCAGCCAAAAATAGTGGATTCAGTCATGGATGAGGATACTCTGACCTTGGAAGAGCTAGAGGAACAGCAGCGATTAATCTGGGCAGCACTAGAGCAGGCAGAAAGCACAAACAGTGACTCTGATATTCCTGTTGATACACCTTTAACTGGAAATTCTGTTACATCATCACCATCTAGGAACGAAGTAGATCTTGTTGCAGAAGTAAGGTCATCTGGTAAGGTGATTACAGTGGAAACTACGTTTTCTGACATCAGTGAACAGATACCAGAAAATGAACATTCTATAACTAGTCCTAATCCAGGAGATAGTTTACTTAACTTAAAGGAAAATCCTGATAATACAGATTCAGAAGGCTTGCTGGATAACACCATGCCTGCTCCCAACCATGAGGTTAACGATGGAGAAAATACAGGTGGAGATAAAGTGGTCACAAGCACTGAACCATCTGCAAAAAACTCCAGTCTTGTTCCTGATATGAGCAAGTTTGCTGTAGGCATAACAccatttgaatttgaaaatatgGCAGAATCAACAGGTGTTTATCTACGAATAAGAAGCGTGTTAAAAAATTCCCCGAgaaaccagcaaaagaaaaagacttcGTCTTAA
- the ZCCHC8 gene encoding zinc finger CCHC domain-containing protein 8 isoform X3 — translation MRSRREVNKKKHTSMLSHSLPVFFWKRIVKQQAQILLKKLKKLLVPKPHCFNCGSEDHQMKDCPKPRNAARISEKRKEFLEACGEASNQNFQQRYHAEEVEERFGKFKPGVISGELQDALGVTDKSLPPFIYRMRQLGYPPGWLKEAEMEHSGLALYDGKDDGGTEDEGSHQPKRITYDVSKLINYPGFNISTPSGIPDEWQIFGSIPMQPSQQKDVFANYLSNFHAPSPKSSNKRAASQSSSHHSKRPKEDNLEVPVTDMDIDSDLEVSQRSQTHNSFQFQPPLPPGRPSMSTPPPLPQGTPPLNLTPPQPSTPTPPPLPRTTPPSNPSGDIPQPKIVDSVMDEDTLTLEELEEQQRLIWAALEQAESTNSDSDIPVDTPLTGNSVTSSPSRNEVDLVAEVRSSGKVITVETTFSDISEQIPENEHSITSPNPGDSLLNLKENPDNTDSEGLLDNTMPAPNHEVNDGENTGGDKVVTSTEPSAKNSSLVPDMSKFAVGITPFEFENMAESTGVYLRIRSVLKNSPRNQQKKKTSS, via the exons atgaggagcagaagagaagtgaacaagaaaaaacacacttCAATGTTAAGCCACAG CCTTCCAGTGTTCTTTTGGAAGAGGATTGTAAAACAGCAAGCtcaaattctgttaaaaaaattaaagaagctTTTAGT GCCAAAACCTCATTGTTTCAATTGTGGTTCTGAAGACCATCAAATGAAGGACTGTCCAAAG CCACGAAATGCAGCTCGTATAAGTGAGAAGAGAAAGGAGTTTCTGGAAGCTTGTGGTGAAGCGAGCAATCAGAATTTTCAGCAGCGTTATCATGCAGAAGAAGTAGAAGAGAGGTTTGGAAAATTTAAACCAGGAGTAATTAG TGGGGAACTTCAAGATGCACTTGGTGTCACAGATAAGAGTCTTCCTCCGTTTATATATCGCATGCGTCAGCTGGGTTATCCTCCAGGTTGGCTCAAGGAGGCTGAAATGGAGCACTCGGGGCTTGCGCTCTATGATGGAAAAG ATGATGGTGGAACAGAAGATGAAGGATCTCATCAACCAAAACGCATCACTTACGATGTCTCGAAGTTGATAAACTATCCGGGCTTTAATATATCCACTCCAAGCGGGATCCCAGAT GAATGGCAGATATTTGGTTCCATTCCCATGCAGCCGTCTCAACAGAAGGATGTTTTTGCTAACTACCTTTCGAATTTTCATGCG CCAAGTCCAAAATCTAGCAATAAAAGGGCTGCATCTCAGTCAAGCTCTCATCATTCAAAGCGACCAAAAGAAGACAATTTGGAGGTGCCAGTAACTGACATGGACATAGATTCTG ATCTGGAAGTGTCACAAAGATCTCAAACTCATAACAGTTTTCAGTTCCAACCTCCGCTGCCACCTGGACGTCCATCGATGTCAACTCCTCCTCCTTTACCACAAGGAACACCTCCACTAAATCTTACACCACCTCAACCTTcaacacccaccccccctcctcttcctagGACTACTCCACCATCAAATCCTTCCGGTGATATTCCTCAGCCAAAAATAGTGGATTCAGTCATGGATGAGGATACTCTGACCTTGGAAGAGCTAGAGGAACAGCAGCGATTAATCTGGGCAGCACTAGAGCAGGCAGAAAGCACAAACAGTGACTCTGATATTCCTGTTGATACACCTTTAACTGGAAATTCTGTTACATCATCACCATCTAGGAACGAAGTAGATCTTGTTGCAGAAGTAAGGTCATCTGGTAAGGTGATTACAGTGGAAACTACGTTTTCTGACATCAGTGAACAGATACCAGAAAATGAACATTCTATAACTAGTCCTAATCCAGGAGATAGTTTACTTAACTTAAAGGAAAATCCTGATAATACAGATTCAGAAGGCTTGCTGGATAACACCATGCCTGCTCCCAACCATGAGGTTAACGATGGAGAAAATACAGGTGGAGATAAAGTGGTCACAAGCACTGAACCATCTGCAAAAAACTCCAGTCTTGTTCCTGATATGAGCAAGTTTGCTGTAGGCATAACAccatttgaatttgaaaatatgGCAGAATCAACAGGTGTTTATCTACGAATAAGAAGCGTGTTAAAAAATTCCCCGAgaaaccagcaaaagaaaaagacttcGTCTTAA